In a genomic window of Homo sapiens chromosome 22, GRCh38.p14 Primary Assembly:
- the IL17REL gene encoding interleukin-17 receptor E-like protein isoform 3 precursor (isoform 3 precursor is encoded by transcript variant 3), with product MLAGQALAFLGLTWGTFQSLAIPRITECGLSCSQGFACRSHRNRNIFNSFCRPRPVSMSRSVLEALTSSTAMQCVPSDGCAMLLRVRASITLHERLRGLEACAMSLDTQETQCQSVWVARASHRQQGGQQLQVHFGCFAVSVAQHLYVTLRTIPHFCGVQLDQRHLVEDCGEEDVGRSVPDCLAGKLSYWVDRRRKAILVQVPRASGSPDYYLRLCLKRFTCEDAGAPVRVTANSVSQAVFLPYSQELPCLCLEGWSATPDAVRIQICPFENDTEALEVLWDTVYYHPESQTLSWEPACPVSGHVSLCWRPGPGAGCRKLQQSSQLVHRRVQYPLVDTQPQLCLKFSTSWGSWVRCPFEQRRFPTWKMTIQPSPTKGHLRVTFFSSSPAHFQVHLCHRRKSQLPACQRTLQASPLPSASGDLAAAPAFAFLDLPREEACAPGICIQGWRTDVHFSVPQQLCNLRSSGCPSLRGRRRPRTRPRPPTAGWAWRALNRRLGGGNGETIRP from the exons GGCTTTGCCTGCAGGAGCCACAGGAACC gGAACATTTTTAACAGCTTCTGCCGGCCACGCCCCGTGTCCATGTCCAGGTCAGTCCTGGAGGCCCTGACGTCCTCCACTGCCATGCAGTGTGTCCCCTCTGACGGCTGCGCGATGCTCCTGCGTGTACGCGCCTCCATCACCCTGCATG AGCGCCTGCGGGGCCTGGAGGCCTGTGCCATGAGCCTGGACACCCAGGAGACGCAGTGTCAGAGCGTGTGGGTGGCCAGGGCCTCCCACCGGCAGCAGGGGGGGCAGCag CTCCAAGTGCACTTTGGCTGCTTTGCGGTGAGCGTGGCCCAGCACCTCTATGTCACCCTGAGGACCATCCCTCATTTCTGCGGGGTCCAGCTGGACCAGAGGCACCTCGTGGAAG ACTGCGGAGAGGAGGACGTGGGGAGGAGCGTGCCCGACTGCCTCG CGGGGAAGCTCAGCTACTGGGTGGACCGGAGGCGCAAGGCGATTCTGGTGCAAGTGCCCAGGGCCTCCGGGAGCCCCGACTACTACCTGCGGCTCTGCCTCAAGCGGTTCACCTGCGAGGACGCCGGCGCCCCTGTGCGA GTGACCGCCAACAGCGTCTCCCAGGCCGTCTTCCTGCCCTACAGCCAGGAGCTGCCGTGCCTGTGCCTGGAG GGCTGGTCTGCGACCCCTGACGCGGTGCGGATCCAGATCTGCCCCTTTGAAAACG ACACTGAGGCACTGGAGGTGCTGTGGGACACGGTCTACTACCACCCGGAGAGCCAGACACTGAGCTGGGAGCCCGCCTGCCCTGTGAGTGGCCATGTGAGCCTGTGCTGGCGCCCGGGGCCGGGGGCCGGCTGCCGTAAGCTGCAGCAATCCAGCCAGCTGGTGCATCGCAGA GTGCAGTACCCGCTGGTGGAcacccagccccagctctgcctgaAG TTCTCTACCAGTTGGGGGTCCTGGGTGCGGTGCCCTTTCGAACAGCGTCGCTTCCCAA CCTGGAAAATGACCATCCAGCCTTCGCCCACAAAGGGCCACCTCCGGGTCACCTTCTTCTCGTCCAGCCCCGCCCACTTCCAGGTGCACCTGTGTCACAGGAGGAAGTCACAGCTCCCTGCCTGCCAACGCACACTCCAGGCCAGCCCGCTCCCTTCAGCCTCA GGTGACCTGGCAGCCGCCCCTGCTTTTGCCTTCCTAGACCTTCCCAGGGAGGAGGCCTGTGCCCCAGGCATCTGCATCCAG GGCTGGAGGACCGATGTACACTTCTCCGTCCCCCAGCagctctgcaacctccgctccaGTGGGTGCCCATCTCTCAGGGGCCGCAGGAGGCCGAGGACTAGACCTAGGCCTCCCACGGCAGGCTGGGCGTGGCGTGCACTGAACAGGAGACTGGGTGGGGGAAACGGGGAGACCATCCGGCCCTGA
- the IL17REL gene encoding interleukin-17 receptor E-like protein isoform 1 (isoform 1 is encoded by transcript variant 1) has product MSRSVLEALTSSTAMQCVPSDGCAMLLRVRASITLHERLRGLEACAMSLDTQETQCQSVWVARASHRQQGGQQLQVHFGCFAVSVAQHLYVTLRTIPHFCGVQLDQRHLVEAGKLSYWVDRRRKAILVQVPRASGSPDYYLRLCLKRFTCEDAGAPVRVTANSVSQAVFLPYSQELPCLCLEGWSATPDAVRIQICPFENDTEALEVLWDTVYYHPESQTLSWEPACPVSGHVSLCWRPGPGAGCRKLQQSSQLVHRRVQYPLVDTQPQLCLKFSTSWGSWVRCPFEQRRFPTPPTSRCTCVTGGSHSSLPANAHSRPARSLQPQVTWQPPLLLPS; this is encoded by the exons ATGTCCAGGTCAGTCCTGGAGGCCCTGACGTCCTCCACTGCCATGCAGTGTGTCCCCTCTGACGGCTGCGCGATGCTCCTGCGTGTACGCGCCTCCATCACCCTGCATG AGCGCCTGCGGGGCCTGGAGGCCTGTGCCATGAGCCTGGACACCCAGGAGACGCAGTGTCAGAGCGTGTGGGTGGCCAGGGCCTCCCACCGGCAGCAGGGGGGGCAGCag CTCCAAGTGCACTTTGGCTGCTTTGCGGTGAGCGTGGCCCAGCACCTCTATGTCACCCTGAGGACCATCCCTCATTTCTGCGGGGTCCAGCTGGACCAGAGGCACCTCGTGGAAG CGGGGAAGCTCAGCTACTGGGTGGACCGGAGGCGCAAGGCGATTCTGGTGCAAGTGCCCAGGGCCTCCGGGAGCCCCGACTACTACCTGCGGCTCTGCCTCAAGCGGTTCACCTGCGAGGACGCCGGCGCCCCTGTGCGA GTGACCGCCAACAGCGTCTCCCAGGCCGTCTTCCTGCCCTACAGCCAGGAGCTGCCGTGCCTGTGCCTGGAG GGCTGGTCTGCGACCCCTGACGCGGTGCGGATCCAGATCTGCCCCTTTGAAAACG ACACTGAGGCACTGGAGGTGCTGTGGGACACGGTCTACTACCACCCGGAGAGCCAGACACTGAGCTGGGAGCCCGCCTGCCCTGTGAGTGGCCATGTGAGCCTGTGCTGGCGCCCGGGGCCGGGGGCCGGCTGCCGTAAGCTGCAGCAATCCAGCCAGCTGGTGCATCGCAGA GTGCAGTACCCGCTGGTGGAcacccagccccagctctgcctgaAG TTCTCTACCAGTTGGGGGTCCTGGGTGCGGTGCCCTTTCGAACAGCGTCGCTTCCCAA CCCCGCCCACTTCCAGGTGCACCTGTGTCACAGGAGGAAGTCACAGCTCCCTGCCTGCCAACGCACACTCCAGGCCAGCCCGCTCCCTTCAGCCTCA GGTGACCTGGCAGCCGCCCCTGCTTTTGCCTTCCTAG
- the IL17REL gene encoding interleukin-17 receptor E-like protein isoform 2 precursor (isoform 2 precursor is encoded by transcript variant 2), which produces MLAGQALAFLGLTWGTFQSLAIPRITECGLSCSQGFACRSHRNRNIFNSFCRPRPVSMSRSVLEALTSSTAMQCVPSDGCAMLLRVRASITLHERLRGLEACAMSLDTQETQCQSVWVARASHRQQGGQQLQVHFGCFAVSVAQHLYVTLRTIPHFCGVQLDQRHLVEDCGEEDVGRSVPDCLAGKLSYWVDRRRKAILVQVPRASGSPDYYLRLCLKRFTCEDAGAPVRVTANSVSQAVFLPYSQELPCLCLEGWSATPDAVRIQICPFENDTEALEVLWDTVYYHPESQTLSWEPACPVSGHVSLCWRPGPGAGCRKLQQSSQLVHRRVQYPLVDTQPQLCLKFSTSWGSWVRCPFEQRRFPTPPTSRCTCVTGGSHSSLPANAHSRPARSLQPQVTWQPPLLLPS; this is translated from the exons GGCTTTGCCTGCAGGAGCCACAGGAACC gGAACATTTTTAACAGCTTCTGCCGGCCACGCCCCGTGTCCATGTCCAGGTCAGTCCTGGAGGCCCTGACGTCCTCCACTGCCATGCAGTGTGTCCCCTCTGACGGCTGCGCGATGCTCCTGCGTGTACGCGCCTCCATCACCCTGCATG AGCGCCTGCGGGGCCTGGAGGCCTGTGCCATGAGCCTGGACACCCAGGAGACGCAGTGTCAGAGCGTGTGGGTGGCCAGGGCCTCCCACCGGCAGCAGGGGGGGCAGCag CTCCAAGTGCACTTTGGCTGCTTTGCGGTGAGCGTGGCCCAGCACCTCTATGTCACCCTGAGGACCATCCCTCATTTCTGCGGGGTCCAGCTGGACCAGAGGCACCTCGTGGAAG ACTGCGGAGAGGAGGACGTGGGGAGGAGCGTGCCCGACTGCCTCG CGGGGAAGCTCAGCTACTGGGTGGACCGGAGGCGCAAGGCGATTCTGGTGCAAGTGCCCAGGGCCTCCGGGAGCCCCGACTACTACCTGCGGCTCTGCCTCAAGCGGTTCACCTGCGAGGACGCCGGCGCCCCTGTGCGA GTGACCGCCAACAGCGTCTCCCAGGCCGTCTTCCTGCCCTACAGCCAGGAGCTGCCGTGCCTGTGCCTGGAG GGCTGGTCTGCGACCCCTGACGCGGTGCGGATCCAGATCTGCCCCTTTGAAAACG ACACTGAGGCACTGGAGGTGCTGTGGGACACGGTCTACTACCACCCGGAGAGCCAGACACTGAGCTGGGAGCCCGCCTGCCCTGTGAGTGGCCATGTGAGCCTGTGCTGGCGCCCGGGGCCGGGGGCCGGCTGCCGTAAGCTGCAGCAATCCAGCCAGCTGGTGCATCGCAGA GTGCAGTACCCGCTGGTGGAcacccagccccagctctgcctgaAG TTCTCTACCAGTTGGGGGTCCTGGGTGCGGTGCCCTTTCGAACAGCGTCGCTTCCCAA CCCCGCCCACTTCCAGGTGCACCTGTGTCACAGGAGGAAGTCACAGCTCCCTGCCTGCCAACGCACACTCCAGGCCAGCCCGCTCCCTTCAGCCTCA GGTGACCTGGCAGCCGCCCCTGCTTTTGCCTTCCTAG